In Bradyrhizobium sp. 195, the sequence GGCGCGACTCCCGATCGGCGGACCGATGTCGCGCCAGAAGGCGCGCACGCTCATGACGAGTGCGAGGATCGCATAAAGGAAGATGGCACTGAACAGCGCGGCCATCGCGTTGTGCGGCATCAGCCTGTAGAACGCGCCGGGGCCGGTGTGCACGCCGAACAGCACGCTGCGGTCGTTGAAGGCGGCGAAGCCGAGAATGAAGGCGGCCATGCTGAGCGCGGCGACGATGCTGATGACGAGGCCGTTGCGCGCGAATGTGCCTGACAGAGTCCGCGGCCAGGCATAGGCCGCATAGGACTCGGCGCGCGCAATAGCCAGCGTCTTCGGAACGTTGACGTTGAACTCGTGCGGCGGCGAGAACTGGCAGTCGACATAGCAGGCGCCGCAGGCATGGCAGAGGTTGGCGAGATAGTTGAGATCACCGTCGGAGAAGGCGCGGCGCATTTCCATCGCCGGAAACACCGCGCAGAGGCCCTCGCAATAACGGCAGGAGTTGCAGACCGTCATCAGACGGTCGGCCTCGTCCAGGATTCTAGTTCCGTGCATGTCTCGCCGCTTCCCGTCCTGCGATCCGTCCGAACACGCTGCCGATGGTCATGCCCATGCCGGCGGCGTAGCCCTTGCCCAGCACGTTGCCGGCCATGATCTCGCCGGCCGCGAACATGTTGGCCGACGGTTTGCCGTCAGCCATCAGCATGCGCGCCTCCTGGGTTACGCGCGTGCCGAGATAGGTGAAGGTGATGCCCGGCCGCACCGGATAGGCGAGATAAGGCGGCGTCTCGATTTTGCGCGCCCAGTGCGTCTTGGGTGGCGTTATGCCCTCGGTCACGCAGTCATCCAGAATTGTGTGATCGAAGGTGCCGGGCCGCACCGCGGCGTTGAACTCGGTGATTGTCTTTTCCAGCGCGGCCGGATCGAGCTCAAGCTTGCCGGCGAGCTCCGCGATGGTCTGCCCTGCAATCGGCGGGAACAGCGTCGGCATGAAACTGGTGACGACGGTGGAATCGAAGATGATGTGGGCAATCTGGTCTGGCTGCGCTGCAACCAGCCGGCCCCAGATCGCGTAGCGCTTCGGCCAGATGTCCTCGCCCTCGTCGTAGAAGCGCTGTGAGTGCTTGTTGACGACGATGCCGAACACGACGGAATCGTGCCGGGTGATGATGCCGCCGTCGAACTTCGGCGCGCGGGCGTCGATCGCGACGGCGTGGCACTGGGTGGGATCGCCGACCTCCTGCACGCCCTTGTCGAGCAGCATCTTCAGGATCGAGCCGCGGTTATAGGGCGTGCCGCGGATCAGGAAATTGTCGGCGGCCTCGCCCCAATATTGCTTGAGCCATTCGATGTTGGCCTCGAACCCGCCGGCCGCCGCGACCAGCGAGGTGGCGCGGATCTCGGTTGCGCCCTTGATCGGCCGCTTCAGGCGCGCTGCGAGGAACATGCCGTCCTCGATCACGAGATCGGTGACCTCGGCATCATATTCGACCTCGACGCCGAGCCGTTCCGCGGTGAGATAGAGCGCGTTCAGCATCGCGCGACCGCCGCCGAGGAAGAAGGAGTTGGTGCGGCCGAGGCTGAGCGTGCCGCCGAGCGAGGGCTGCCAGCGCACGCCCTGCTCCACGATCCAGTTCAGGATGTCCTTGGACTCGCGGATCATGTGGCGCGCCAGCACTTCGTCGGTTTGCCCGCCAGTGACGCGCAGCAAATCCTCCCAGAATTCCTCTTCGGTGTAAGGGCCGGTCAGGATTTCGGTCGCCGCGTCATGGGCGCAGCGCATGTTGCGGGTGTGCCGGGTGTTGCCGCCGCGATAGAACTTTGGCGCTCCCTCCAACACCAGCACCGACGCTCCGCCGCGCCGCGCCGCGATCGCCGCGCACAGCGCCGCGTTGCCACCGCCGATCACCAGCACGTCGTATTTGCTACCCATGCCTTCCGTCCGATGCGACGAAGTCAGAGACATGCCTTGGTGGCGGCGTCGGTCAGCCTCACCCACCATTGCGTACCTTTGTATACAAAGATATACAGAGGTGACGCAAGCGCGTCTTCGCATGGGCAGGATGCGCCTCGAGGGACAATGGCCAGACGTCCGGCAAAAGCAGACGGATCGATCGCGCGTGGCGCCGGCGTCGCGTTGGGCGAAGCCGTCTTCCGCTCGCTGTGCGAAGCGCTCCAGGCCGGCAGCTACCGCGCCGGCGACCGCCTGCGGGAGGAAGAGGTCGCCCAACGGCTGAAAGTCAGCCGCACACCGGTCCGCGAAGCGTTCGGCCGGCTCGCCGCGCGCGGCTTCGTCGAGCCCGCCGGCGGCCGCGGCCTGATCGTGCGCAATCTCGACATCTCCGAGGTGCTCGAACTCTACGCCATGCGCGAGATCATGGAAGGCGCCGCCGCGCGCCTCGCCGCCGAGCACGCCTCCGCCCCCGAGATCGATGCCATCAGGGATATCGAGCAGGCTTTTGTCGAGGCGTCGGAGACCGACGCAGCCGAGATGGCGAGAGCAAGGGCAAGGCTCAATCGCGCCTTCCACGAGGCGATCTGCCGCGCCGCGCGCAACCGCTATCTCGACAATGCCTCCCGCGAATTGCAGGACTGGATCGCCCTGCTCGGTCCGACCACATTCACCGTATCGGGCCGCCCCTCGACCAGCCACGCCGAGCATCAAGCCATCATCGACGCCATCGCCGCACGCAAAGGCGATGAGGCGGAGCAGCTCGCGCGCGCGCATATCCGCGAGGCGCTGCGCTGTCGGCTCAAGCTGCTGCAGAAGCAATAGGCCGGTGGCTAAGCCTCCAAAATGCGCACCAGCAGCCAATAGCCGCCGAGCAGACTGATCACCGCCGACACCATGTAGACCAGTCTCGCCGCCCTCACCGGCCCGGTCCGGTCGGTCGTGGTCAGCCGGTCCAGGAAGCCGAGCGCCGGCAGCGCGACCGCGACGATCGCAATCTGCCCGATCTCCACGCCGATGTTGAAGGCGGCGAGCGCCGGTACTGCTGCGTTTGGTGGCAGGCCGATCTCGCGAAGCGCTCCGGCGAAGCCAAAGCCGTGGATCAGTCCGAACAGAAAGGCCATGCGCCAGCGCTTGTCGACATCGCGTGAGAAGAAATTCTCCACGGCCACGAAGACGATCGAGGCCGCGATCGCAGGCTCCACAATGCGGCTTGGGATGACGAGGAGGTTCAGCGCGGCCAGCGACAAGGTGATCGAATGGGCGATGGTGAAGGCCGTCACGATCTTGACGACGGGAAGGAGCTGTCTGGCCCACAACACCACGGCTATCAGGAATGCGACGTGATCGTAGCCGAGGAAGATGTGCTCGATGCCGGTGAGGCCATAGCGCTGCATGGTCGACCACAGCGACGGCGGCGCGTTTGAGAGTGTTACTGTAATGTTGCCGGCATCGAGCAAGGCTTGGGTCTCCGACCTGCCCTGCGCGATCAGGACGACTTGGCGCGCGGCCGGATCCTTTTCGGTCAGCACGGTGGAGCGATAGATGATGTCGCCGCCGGCCTCGGCGCAGGCAAAGCTGTTGCGATAGATGATGCCGTCGCCGTCGGCCAGGATCGCTGCATCTCCGGCCGGACAGGCCTTGGCTCCGCCCGTTACGGCCAAGTGCGCGCGCATATAGGCGAGGATGGCTGCTCCGGCCGCTTCGACCGCCGCGGGATCGACCGCGTCCCGTCTCAAATCATAGGTCTTCGTACCGATCAGGCGGTCGACATCGCCGCCCTTCAATCCGAGCTCCACCCTCACCGTGCGATCGGGGCTCAGCGCCACGCGCGCCGTGACGAGGTTGACCTGATGCGCCTCAGCCGGAAGACCGATGCCGAGCAGAACCGCAAGCCACAGCAGCCGCGGCCACCTCATGGTCCCACCCCATTGCCGTCACGCCAGCACATCCGCCACGACCGCCTTCAAGAGGCCCTTCACATCAGCCGGTCTCAGCCGCACCTGCAATCCGCGCTGACCGCCATTGAGATAGACCTGGTCGTGCGCGAGCGCGCTCTGTTCGATCACGGTGCCGACCTGCTTGCGCTGTCCGAACGGGCTGATGCCTCCGACCTTGTATCCGGTGACGCGCTCGGCCTCGGGCGGCTTCATCATCTGCGCCGACTTGCCGCCCGCGGCCGCTGCCAGCTTCTTCATCGAGACTTCCTGATCGGATGGGACGACGACGCAGACCGGCTTGCTGTCCACCAGCGCCATCAGCGTCTTGAGGACGCGCGCCGGGTCCTCGCCGAGCGCGGCGGCGGCCTGAAGGCCGATACTGTCGGCGTCAGGATCGTAGTCGTAGGCATGGACGGTGAAGGCAATACCGGCGGCCGTGAGCGCTCGGGTGGCGGGGGTGACTTTGGACATGCGCCATGTCTACCACCGTCGTTGCGAGGAACGAAGCGGTGTGGCACAAGCTGGCACCACAATCACTGTCATCGCCCGGCTTGACCGGGCGATCCAGTACTCCGAGACGGTGGTGATTGAATCGATGGGCCGCAGCGTACTGGATGCCCCGCCTTCGCGGGGCATGACAGCAGCTTGTGTGGCAAGTGTCGTACCCGAGACGAAGCCTGCCCCTACTCCGCCGCGTCCCGCATCTCCGCGCGCTCGGCCCTGGCCGCGCAGAACTTGAATTCCGGGATCTTGCCGAACGGATCGAGCGCCGGGTTGGTCAAGAGATTCGCGGCCGCCTCCGCGTAGCAGAACGGCATGAATACCATGTTCTCCGGCACGTCGCGGTCGGAGCGCACCTTGACCTCGACGGCGCCGCGGCGGGTCTCCAGACGGATGAAATCGCCGGGCACCAGCTTCTTCTTGCGCATGTCCTTCGGCGACATGAACGCGACCGCCTCCGGCTCGATCTGGTCGAGCACCTGGGCGCGGCGGGTCATCGAGCCGGTGTGCCAATGCTCCAGCACGCGGCCGGTCGAGAGCACCATCGGGTATTCGGCGTCCGGAATCTCGTCCGGCGGGATGACCTTGGCCGGAACGATCTTGCCGCGGCCGCTCGCGGTCGGGAAGCCGGTCGTGAAGATGATCTCGTTGCCGGGCTTGTTCGGATCGTCGACGGGATAGGTGACCGCGCCTTCGCGCACCAGCCGCTCCCAGGTGATGTTCTTCAGCGACGGCATCAGCTCAGCCATCTCGGTGAAGACGTCGCCGGGACCGGAATAATTCCACGGCAGACCCATGCGCTTGCCGATCTCCTGGATGATCCAGAGATCCTGCCGCGCATCGCCGGGCGGCTTGATCACCTGACGCGCGAGCTGCACGCGGCGATCGGTGTTGGTGAAGGAGCCATCCTTCTCGGCGAAGGCCGAAGCCGGCAGGATCACGTCGGCGTGGAACGCGGTCTCGGTGACGAAGAGATCCTGCACCACGAGATGATCAAGCATGGCAAGTGCCTGGCGCGCATGCTGCAGATCGGGGTCGGACATCGCGGGGTTCTCGCCCTCGATATACATGCCCGTGATCTCGCCGGCATGGATCGCGTTCATGATCTCGACCACGGTCAGGCCGCGGACGGGATCGAGATCCTGATGCCAGAGCTTTTCGAAGGCACCGCGCAGATCGTCGCGGCTGACCGGCTGATAGTCCGGCAGGAACATCGGGATCAGGCCGGCGTCGGACGCTCCTTGCACGTTGTTCTGGCCGCGCAGCGGATGCAGGCCCGTGCCGGGCCGGCCGACCTGGCCGGTGATCAGCGCCAGCGCGATCAGGCAGCGCGCATTGTCGGTGCCGTGGACGTGCTGGCTGATGCCCATGCCCCAGAAGATGATCGACGATTTTGCGCGGGCGTAGGTTCGCGCCACCTCGCGCAGGGTCTGCGCCGGGATGCCGCAGATCGCCTCCATCTTCTCCGGCGTGAACTCCTTGATCTTCTCCTTGAGGTCCTCGAAGCCTTCGGTGTAGCCGGCGATGTACTGGTCGTCGGTCAAGCCTTCCGTGATGATCGTATTGATCATCGCGTTCAGCATCGCGACGTCGGAGCCGGGCTTGAACTGCAGATGCTTGGTCGCGTGGCGCGACAGCGTCTGCCGGCGCGGATCCATCACGAACAGCTTTGCGCCGTTCTGCTTGACCGCGTTCTTGATGAACGTCGCGGCGACCGGATGGTTCACGGTCGGGTTGGCGCCGATCACGATGATGACCTCGGCATCCATCGCCGCCGAGAACGGTGCCGACACCGCGCCTGAGCTCAGGCCTTCGAACAGCGCCGCGACTGAGGAGGCGTGGCACAGCCGCGTGCAATGGTCGACATTGTTCGAGCCGAAACCGGTGCGCACCAGCTTCTGGAACAGATAAGCCTCTTCGTTCGAGCCCTTGGCCGAGCCGAAGCCCGCCAGGGCCTTCACGCCCTTCTCGTCGCGGATCTTGACGAGGCCCTTGGCGGCGATGTCGAGCGCTTCTTCCCAGCTTGCCTCGCGGAAATGGGTGAAGGGGTTGGCCGGATCGACCTGGTCGTTGGAATCCTTCTTCGCATTCGGCAGCCGAACCAGCGGCTTGGTCAGGCGATGCGGGTGGTGGATGTAGTCGAAGCCGAAGCGCCCCTTGACGCAAAGACGATTGCGGTTGGCTGGGCCGTCGCGCCCTTCCGCATAGATCACCTTCTCGTCCTTGACCTCGTAGGTCACCTGGCAGCCGACGCCGCAGAACGGGCAGAGCGAGTCGACCTTCTTGTCCGCGTAAGTCACGCGGGTCTGCTTCTCGTCGAGCATCACGGCCGGCATCAACGCGCCGGTCGGACAGGCCTGCACGCATTCGCCGCAGGCGACGCAAGTGGACTCGCCCATGGGATCGTCGAAGTCGAACACGATCTTCGAGCCGTGATTACGGTAGGCCATACCGATGACGTCGTTGACCTGGACCTCGCGGCAGGCGCGCACGCACAGGCCGCACTGGATGCAGGCGTCGAGATTGACGCGCATCGCCGGATGGCTGGCGTCGGTCGCCCAGCGCTCGGCGGCGGGGAAGCGGCTCTCTGTGACGCCTGTGGTCTCGGCCCAGTGCCAGAACTTCGAATCCGGATCGTGGCTGGTCTCGCGCGCCGGCTGGTCGGCGACGAGCAACTCCATCACCATCTTCTGCGCCGACACCGCACGCGCGCTCTCGGTCTTCACCTTCATGCCGACCGACGGCGTGCGCTTGCAGGATGCGGCGAGCACACGCTCGCCCTCGATCTCGACCATGCAGGCGCGGCAATTGCCGTCGGGGCGATAGTCGGGCGCCGGCGAATAGCACAGATGCGGGATGTCGCGGCCCTGGCGCTTTGCGACCTGCCAGATGGTCTCGCCGGCATTGGCTTCGACCTGCTTGCCGTCGAGCTCGAACGTAATCTTGGTCATTCAGCCGCTTCCTTGAACTCGTCAGGGAAATATTTGATCACGGTGGAGAGCGGATTCGATGCCGCCTGTCCGAGCCCGCAGATCGAGGCATCGCGCATCGCCTGGCTCAATTCTTCCAGGAGAGCGCGGTTCCAGACCGGCTTCTGCATCAGCAGCGCCGCCTTCTGGGTCCCGACGCGGCACGGTGTGCACTGGCCGCAGCTCTCGTCCTCGAAGAACTTCATCAGGTTCAACGCCGCCGCGCGCACGCTGTCCTTCTGGGACAGGATCACGATCGCGGCCGATCCGATGAAGCAGCCGTATTTCTCCAGCGTGCCGAAATCGAGCGGAATGTCGTCCATCGACGCCGGCAGAATGCCGCCGGACGCGCCGCCCGGAAGGTACGCATAGAACTGATGGCCATCGGCCATGCCGCCGCAATATTCGTCGATCAGCTCGCGGACGGTGATGCCCGCGGGCGCCAGCTTCATGCCGGGGTTCTTGACGCGGCCCGAGACCGAGAAGCTGCGCAGGCCGTTGCGCTCGTGACGGCCGTTGCCCTTCCACCAGTCGGCGCCCTTCTCGACGATGTCGCGCACCCACCACAGCGTCTCGATGTTGTTGATCAGCGTCGGCAGGCCGAACAGGCCGACCTGGAACGGATAGGGCGGCTTGTGCCGGGGCAGGCCGCGCTTGCCCTCGATGCTTTCGAGCAGCGAGGATTCCTCACCGCAGATATAGGCGCCGGCGCCGCGGCGCATGTGCAGCGTCGGACCGCCCGGCGGGAGCTTTGCGATCTCGCGCTCCAGGATCTCGCGTGAGGCCGGATATTCATCGCGCAGGTAGATGTAGACGTCGGAGGCCTGCACCACATGCGCGCCGATCAGCATGCCCTCGATGAAACGATGCGGATCGCTTTCGAGGTAGACGCGGTCCTTGAACGTACCTGGCTCGCCCTCGTCGCCGTTGATCGCCATCAGCCGCGGGCCGGGCTCGCCGAGCACCGCGCGCCATTTGCGTCCTGTCGGGAAGCCGGCGCCGCCGAGGCCGCGCAGCGAGGCGTCGTCGAGCGCCTTCAGAAGGTCGTCCTTTGACAGCTCGCCGGAGCGCAGGCGGCCCAGCAGCTTGTAGCCGCCACCGGCAACATAGGCCTCATAGCCGACATAGTTGGGCAGATGCGCGTGGGTGTCGCCGGCCTTCGCGGCCGCCATGACGTTGGCCACGGTCGCGTGGTCGACGAAATTGTGCCCGACCTCGGCCGCCGGCGCGGTGTCGCAGCGGCCGACGCAGGGCGCGCGCACGACGCGAATGCCGGGACCGGACGCGCTC encodes:
- the ybaK gene encoding Cys-tRNA(Pro) deacylase, with product MSKVTPATRALTAAGIAFTVHAYDYDPDADSIGLQAAAALGEDPARVLKTLMALVDSKPVCVVVPSDQEVSMKKLAAAAGGKSAQMMKPPEAERVTGYKVGGISPFGQRKQVGTVIEQSALAHDQVYLNGGQRGLQVRLRPADVKGLLKAVVADVLA
- a CDS encoding NADH-ubiquinone oxidoreductase-F iron-sulfur binding region domain-containing protein, with amino-acid sequence MSHDVHKVRPFEHPGEGRRRAKATPKGRQVDPTASHEIEQLLGDRPRRRDLLIEYLHLIQDKYHQISAAHLAALADEMKLAFAEVFETATFYAHFDVVKEGEPDIAPLTIRVCDSLTCAMLGGEKLLEDLQSASGPGIRVVRAPCVGRCDTAPAAEVGHNFVDHATVANVMAAAKAGDTHAHLPNYVGYEAYVAGGGYKLLGRLRSGELSKDDLLKALDDASLRGLGGAGFPTGRKWRAVLGEPGPRLMAINGDEGEPGTFKDRVYLESDPHRFIEGMLIGAHVVQASDVYIYLRDEYPASREILEREIAKLPPGGPTLHMRRGAGAYICGEESSLLESIEGKRGLPRHKPPYPFQVGLFGLPTLINNIETLWWVRDIVEKGADWWKGNGRHERNGLRSFSVSGRVKNPGMKLAPAGITVRELIDEYCGGMADGHQFYAYLPGGASGGILPASMDDIPLDFGTLEKYGCFIGSAAIVILSQKDSVRAAALNLMKFFEDESCGQCTPCRVGTQKAALLMQKPVWNRALLEELSQAMRDASICGLGQAASNPLSTVIKYFPDEFKEAAE
- a CDS encoding GntR family transcriptional regulator: MARRPAKADGSIARGAGVALGEAVFRSLCEALQAGSYRAGDRLREEEVAQRLKVSRTPVREAFGRLAARGFVEPAGGRGLIVRNLDISEVLELYAMREIMEGAAARLAAEHASAPEIDAIRDIEQAFVEASETDAAEMARARARLNRAFHEAICRAARNRYLDNASRELQDWIALLGPTTFTVSGRPSTSHAEHQAIIDAIAARKGDEAEQLARAHIREALRCRLKLLQKQ
- the tcuA gene encoding FAD-dependent tricarballylate dehydrogenase TcuA gives rise to the protein MGSKYDVLVIGGGNAALCAAIAARRGGASVLVLEGAPKFYRGGNTRHTRNMRCAHDAATEILTGPYTEEEFWEDLLRVTGGQTDEVLARHMIRESKDILNWIVEQGVRWQPSLGGTLSLGRTNSFFLGGGRAMLNALYLTAERLGVEVEYDAEVTDLVIEDGMFLAARLKRPIKGATEIRATSLVAAAGGFEANIEWLKQYWGEAADNFLIRGTPYNRGSILKMLLDKGVQEVGDPTQCHAVAIDARAPKFDGGIITRHDSVVFGIVVNKHSQRFYDEGEDIWPKRYAIWGRLVAAQPDQIAHIIFDSTVVTSFMPTLFPPIAGQTIAELAGKLELDPAALEKTITEFNAAVRPGTFDHTILDDCVTEGITPPKTHWARKIETPPYLAYPVRPGITFTYLGTRVTQEARMLMADGKPSANMFAAGEIMAGNVLGKGYAAGMGMTIGSVFGRIAGREAARHARN
- the fdhF gene encoding formate dehydrogenase subunit alpha, with protein sequence MTKITFELDGKQVEANAGETIWQVAKRQGRDIPHLCYSPAPDYRPDGNCRACMVEIEGERVLAASCKRTPSVGMKVKTESARAVSAQKMVMELLVADQPARETSHDPDSKFWHWAETTGVTESRFPAAERWATDASHPAMRVNLDACIQCGLCVRACREVQVNDVIGMAYRNHGSKIVFDFDDPMGESTCVACGECVQACPTGALMPAVMLDEKQTRVTYADKKVDSLCPFCGVGCQVTYEVKDEKVIYAEGRDGPANRNRLCVKGRFGFDYIHHPHRLTKPLVRLPNAKKDSNDQVDPANPFTHFREASWEEALDIAAKGLVKIRDEKGVKALAGFGSAKGSNEEAYLFQKLVRTGFGSNNVDHCTRLCHASSVAALFEGLSSGAVSAPFSAAMDAEVIIVIGANPTVNHPVAATFIKNAVKQNGAKLFVMDPRRQTLSRHATKHLQFKPGSDVAMLNAMINTIITEGLTDDQYIAGYTEGFEDLKEKIKEFTPEKMEAICGIPAQTLREVARTYARAKSSIIFWGMGISQHVHGTDNARCLIALALITGQVGRPGTGLHPLRGQNNVQGASDAGLIPMFLPDYQPVSRDDLRGAFEKLWHQDLDPVRGLTVVEIMNAIHAGEITGMYIEGENPAMSDPDLQHARQALAMLDHLVVQDLFVTETAFHADVILPASAFAEKDGSFTNTDRRVQLARQVIKPPGDARQDLWIIQEIGKRMGLPWNYSGPGDVFTEMAELMPSLKNITWERLVREGAVTYPVDDPNKPGNEIIFTTGFPTASGRGKIVPAKVIPPDEIPDAEYPMVLSTGRVLEHWHTGSMTRRAQVLDQIEPEAVAFMSPKDMRKKKLVPGDFIRLETRRGAVEVKVRSDRDVPENMVFMPFCYAEAAANLLTNPALDPFGKIPEFKFCAARAERAEMRDAAE
- a CDS encoding HupE/UreJ family protein; translation: MRWPRLLWLAVLLGIGLPAEAHQVNLVTARVALSPDRTVRVELGLKGGDVDRLIGTKTYDLRRDAVDPAAVEAAGAAILAYMRAHLAVTGGAKACPAGDAAILADGDGIIYRNSFACAEAGGDIIYRSTVLTEKDPAARQVVLIAQGRSETQALLDAGNITVTLSNAPPSLWSTMQRYGLTGIEHIFLGYDHVAFLIAVVLWARQLLPVVKIVTAFTIAHSITLSLAALNLLVIPSRIVEPAIAASIVFVAVENFFSRDVDKRWRMAFLFGLIHGFGFAGALREIGLPPNAAVPALAAFNIGVEIGQIAIVAVALPALGFLDRLTTTDRTGPVRAARLVYMVSAVISLLGGYWLLVRILEA